From Penaeus vannamei isolate JL-2024 chromosome 12, ASM4276789v1, whole genome shotgun sequence, the proteins below share one genomic window:
- the LOC113824322 gene encoding uncharacterized protein — protein sequence MKMLMAVLIFGCMASSRAIFFDLFKKETWQPEPWAQQPADPWVQQPADPWVQQPADPWVQQPADPWVQQPPVQQPVKEIPIFKPYLEFKPISIPFPKLEPVPVVKPFPILKPEFVEAQVPVYKPQVPLPNKYFNFNANVGLHKQPQQQQQVQYHQVQQQQQQHLPTAYQAPDSHHH from the exons ATGAAGATG TTAATGGCTGTTCTCATCTTTGGCTGCATGGCCTCCTCAAGGGCCATCTTCTTCGACCTCTTCAAGAAGGAGACGTGGCAGCCTGAGCCCTGGGCCCAGCAGCCTGCTGATCCTTGGGTCCAACAGCCTGCTGATCCTTGGGTGCAGCAGCCTGCTGACCCTTGGGTGCAGCAGCCTGCTGATCCTTGGGTGCAGCAGCCTCCCGTTCAGCAACCAGTGAAAGAA ATCCCCATCTTCAAACCCTACCTGGAATTCAAGCCCATCTCCATCCCGTTCCCAAAGCTGGAGCCCGTGCCTGTGGTCAAGCCTTTCCCTATTCTCAAGCCAGAGTTCGTAGAAGCTCAAGTTCCCGTCTATAAGCCTCAGGTCCCCCTCCCTAACAAGTACTTCAACTTCAATGC TAACGTTGGCCTCCACAAGcagccacagcagcagcagcaagtcCAGTACCACCAggttcagcagcagcagcagcaacacctCCCCACTGCATACCAAGCACCCGATTCTCACCATCACTAA